One genomic segment of Pseudomonas chlororaphis subsp. aurantiaca includes these proteins:
- a CDS encoding TolC family outer membrane protein, producing the protein MRPQLFKALPFLLAASFVQAQTLPEAMQKALDVHPEIQAAVNSRLAADYQLKAAKGGYLPRVDLLGGYGREGTDSPTTRAGSSNHWETLNRSESSLRLQQMVFDGFATSSEVGRQQATVNSRAYSLLGTSERTALTVAQVYLDVLTRREFVRLAEDNMRNHERIYDQIQLRTQRGVGSRADLDQAEARMAQARNNLITEQTNLADAQTNYLSAVGQMPDQLERPVGFMALLPATLDEARHQMLENSPILRSAESDIVAAEKQYEAAKSTFYPRFDAELGRTADNNLDGIDGHNNEWQAMLRMRFNLFAGGSNKADLESKAYQSNQALDIRNNALRVLNEELGLAWNALNNANAQVPIAQQYVDRSASVREAYQKQFSLGERTLLDLLDSENELFTASRRLAEIKNIQLFTQYRIKATMGELLKSQGVVAPMASVVQNDVKPKVQLPGMN; encoded by the coding sequence ATGCGTCCGCAGTTGTTCAAAGCCTTACCCTTCTTACTCGCCGCCAGTTTTGTCCAAGCACAAACCTTGCCTGAAGCCATGCAGAAAGCACTGGATGTCCATCCGGAAATCCAGGCCGCGGTGAACAGCCGCCTGGCAGCCGATTACCAGCTCAAAGCGGCCAAGGGCGGCTATTTGCCGCGGGTCGATTTGCTGGGCGGTTATGGTCGTGAAGGCACCGACAGCCCGACCACCCGTGCAGGATCGAGCAATCACTGGGAGACGCTGAACCGCAGCGAGTCAAGTTTACGTCTCCAACAAATGGTTTTTGACGGTTTTGCCACCTCCAGTGAGGTCGGCCGTCAACAAGCCACCGTCAATTCCCGGGCGTATTCGTTGCTGGGCACTTCCGAGCGCACCGCGCTGACCGTGGCCCAGGTGTACCTGGATGTGCTGACCCGTCGCGAGTTCGTGCGCCTGGCCGAAGACAACATGCGCAATCACGAGCGCATCTACGATCAGATCCAGCTGCGCACCCAGCGTGGCGTCGGCAGCCGCGCCGACCTCGACCAGGCGGAAGCGCGCATGGCCCAGGCGCGCAACAACCTGATCACCGAACAGACCAACCTGGCCGATGCCCAGACCAACTACCTCAGCGCCGTCGGCCAGATGCCGGACCAGCTGGAGCGCCCGGTCGGCTTCATGGCCCTGCTGCCGGCCACCCTCGACGAAGCCCGGCACCAGATGCTGGAAAACAGCCCGATCCTGCGTTCGGCCGAATCCGACATCGTCGCTGCCGAGAAGCAGTACGAAGCCGCCAAGTCGACCTTCTACCCGCGCTTCGATGCCGAGCTTGGGCGTACCGCCGACAACAACCTGGACGGCATCGACGGCCACAACAACGAATGGCAGGCCATGCTGCGCATGCGCTTCAACCTGTTCGCCGGCGGCAGCAACAAGGCCGACCTGGAATCCAAGGCCTATCAGTCCAACCAGGCGCTGGATATTCGTAACAACGCCCTGCGAGTTCTGAATGAGGAGCTAGGCTTGGCGTGGAACGCCTTGAACAACGCCAATGCGCAAGTGCCGATCGCCCAGCAATATGTCGATCGCAGCGCCAGCGTGCGTGAGGCGTATCAGAAGCAATTCAGTCTGGGCGAGCGCACTTTGCTCGACTTGCTCGATAGCGAGAATGAACTGTTCACCGCCTCGCGTCGGTTGGCGGAAATCAAGAACATTCAGTTATTTACTCAATATCGAATCAAGGCGACCATGGGCGAATTGCTCAAGAGCCAGGGAGTGGTCGCACCCATGGCTTCCGTCGTGCAGAACGATGTGAAGCCCAAGGTCCAACTGCCTGGGATGAATTGA
- a CDS encoding type I secretion system permease/ATPase produces the protein MESEVSRVQLSHDPRGMHDDPLLDALLTLCSLHQKPASAAMLTTGLPLPSQRLSAELLPRAAARAGLQGRLLRRKLEQIPAIAMPAMLLLKDGRSAVLLGWLGEDKARLLLSESDGGEVSVSRQMLADDYSGQVFFAQPQHKFDVNHGSLIPRARSWFRDTLKRSRWLYADAIAASLLINVIAMAAPLFVMNVYDRVVPNQAAATLWVLAIGITGAYLFDLILKSLRSLCLDLAGKKTDLIISATLFERIVGMAMKYRPARVGSFAQNIHEFQSLRDFLASLTLTSLIDLPFTLLIFLVIAILGGHLVWIPVLAFPIALGIGYALQKPLIATMEKTMALGAERQSSLIETLAGLDAVKVNNAESERQYQWEQTIGTLGRLELRVKMLSSLAMNITLLIQQLAGVIMIVFGVYQIIDGNLSMGGLIACYMLSGRALSPLASLSGLLTRYQQARVTMTSVDQMMELPQERNFDERPLSRNVLQGAIECRQLNFTYPGQQNPALKNINLVIKPGEKIGIIGRSGSGKSSLAKLLVGLYAPDSGALLVDGVDIRQIDVSELRHNIGYVAQDIQLLAGTLRDNLTSGARYVEDELVLQAAELAGVHEFARLHPQGYELQVGERGQNLSGGQRQNVALARALLLNPPILLLDEPTSAMDNTGEERLKQRLQAVVEAKTVVLVTHRASLLSLVDRLLVIDRGQILADGPKAVVMEALKKGQISVA, from the coding sequence GTGGAATCAGAAGTCAGTCGAGTGCAACTTAGCCATGATCCACGCGGCATGCATGACGACCCGCTGCTGGATGCCCTGCTAACCCTGTGCTCCCTGCACCAGAAGCCGGCCAGCGCGGCGATGTTGACCACTGGCCTGCCGTTGCCGTCCCAGCGCCTGAGCGCCGAGCTGCTGCCGCGCGCCGCCGCTCGCGCCGGCCTGCAGGGGCGCTTGCTGCGGCGCAAGCTGGAGCAGATTCCTGCCATCGCCATGCCAGCCATGCTCTTGCTCAAGGACGGCCGCAGCGCCGTCCTGCTCGGCTGGCTGGGCGAAGACAAGGCCCGCCTGCTGCTCAGTGAGAGCGACGGCGGCGAGGTCAGCGTCAGTCGCCAGATGCTGGCCGACGATTACAGCGGGCAAGTGTTCTTCGCCCAGCCGCAACACAAATTCGATGTGAACCATGGCTCGCTGATTCCCCGCGCCCGCTCCTGGTTCCGCGACACCTTGAAGCGTTCGCGCTGGCTGTACGCCGACGCCATCGCCGCCAGTCTGCTGATCAACGTCATCGCCATGGCCGCGCCGCTGTTCGTGATGAACGTCTACGACCGCGTGGTCCCGAACCAGGCCGCCGCCACCCTGTGGGTGCTGGCCATCGGCATCACCGGCGCCTACCTGTTCGACCTGATCCTCAAGAGCCTGCGCAGCCTGTGCCTGGACCTGGCCGGCAAGAAGACCGACCTGATCATCTCGGCCACGCTGTTCGAGCGCATCGTCGGCATGGCCATGAAGTACCGGCCGGCGCGGGTCGGCAGCTTTGCCCAGAACATCCACGAGTTCCAGAGCCTGCGCGACTTCCTCGCCTCGCTGACCCTCACCAGCCTGATCGACCTGCCGTTCACCCTGCTGATCTTCCTGGTGATCGCCATCCTCGGCGGGCACCTGGTGTGGATTCCGGTGCTGGCCTTCCCGATCGCCCTGGGTATTGGCTATGCCCTGCAGAAACCGCTGATCGCCACCATGGAAAAAACCATGGCCCTGGGCGCCGAGCGCCAGTCGAGCCTGATCGAGACCCTGGCCGGGCTGGATGCGGTGAAGGTCAACAATGCCGAAAGCGAACGCCAGTACCAGTGGGAGCAGACCATCGGCACCCTGGGTCGCCTCGAGTTGCGGGTGAAGATGCTCTCCAGCCTGGCGATGAACATCACCCTGCTGATCCAGCAGTTGGCCGGGGTGATCATGATCGTCTTCGGCGTGTACCAGATCATCGACGGCAACCTCAGCATGGGCGGGCTGATCGCCTGCTACATGCTCAGCGGCCGCGCCCTCAGCCCGCTGGCCTCGTTGTCCGGCCTGCTGACCCGCTACCAGCAGGCGCGGGTGACCATGACCTCGGTCGACCAGATGATGGAACTGCCCCAGGAGCGCAACTTCGACGAGCGTCCCCTGAGCCGCAACGTGCTGCAGGGCGCCATCGAATGCCGGCAGCTGAATTTCACCTACCCGGGGCAGCAGAACCCGGCGCTGAAGAACATCAACCTGGTGATCAAGCCGGGCGAGAAGATCGGCATCATCGGCCGTAGCGGCTCGGGCAAGAGCTCCCTGGCCAAGCTGCTGGTGGGCCTGTATGCCCCGGACTCCGGCGCCTTGCTGGTGGACGGCGTGGACATCCGGCAGATCGACGTCAGCGAGTTGCGCCACAACATCGGTTATGTGGCCCAGGACATCCAGCTGCTGGCCGGCACTCTGCGCGACAACCTGACCTCCGGCGCCCGTTATGTCGAAGACGAACTGGTGCTGCAAGCAGCCGAACTGGCCGGCGTTCATGAGTTCGCCCGGCTGCACCCGCAGGGCTATGAACTGCAGGTCGGCGAGCGCGGACAGAACCTCTCCGGCGGCCAGCGGCAGAACGTCGCCCTGGCCCGGGCCCTGCTGCTCAACCCACCCATCCTGCTGCTCGACGAACCGACCAGCGCCATGGACAACACCGGTGAAGAACGCTTGAAACAACGCCTGCAAGCTGTGGTGGAAGCCAAGACCGTGGTGCTGGTCACCCACCGTGCCTCGCTGCTGTCGCTGGTGGATCGCCTGTTGGTGATCGACCGCGGGCAGATCCTCGCCGATGGACCGAAAGCGGTCGTGATGGAAGCGTTGAAGAAGGGGCAGATCAGTGTTGCTTAA
- a CDS encoding HlyD family type I secretion periplasmic adaptor subunit: MLLKSGLKDSILRYFKGTESLHDQPLPEVNKALIEDAPRVIRLTIWGIIGFFLFLLLWANFAVIDEVTKGEGKAIPSSKVQKIQNLEGGIVSELFVKEGQIVEAGAPLIRLDDTRFKSNVGETEADRLSMLLRVERLSAEIDNRELNFPADALEAAPGQAASEKSLYESRRQQLHDEVGGLQEQLIQKQQELREFTSKQAQYRQQLGLQRQEIAMSEPLVAQGAVSPVEVLRLKRAEVETRGQLDATTLAIPRAESAIKEVQRKIDETRGKFRSEALTQLNEARTELNKASATGKALEDRVSRTLVTSPVRGIVKQLMVNTIGGVIQPGSDMVEIVPLDDTLLVEAKIRPQDIAFLHPGQEAVVKFTAYDYTIYGGLKAKLEQIGADTITDEDKKTTYYVIKLRTDRSHLGTDEKPLLIIPGMVASVDIITGKKSVLSYLLKPIIRARAEALHER; this comes from the coding sequence GTGTTGCTTAAGTCGGGTTTGAAGGACTCCATCCTGCGTTACTTCAAGGGCACCGAGTCGCTGCACGACCAACCGCTGCCCGAGGTCAACAAGGCGCTGATCGAGGATGCGCCGCGGGTTATCCGCCTGACCATCTGGGGCATCATCGGTTTCTTCCTGTTCCTGCTGCTGTGGGCCAACTTCGCGGTGATCGACGAAGTGACCAAGGGCGAGGGCAAGGCGATCCCGTCGTCCAAGGTGCAGAAAATCCAGAACCTGGAAGGCGGTATCGTCTCCGAACTGTTCGTCAAGGAAGGGCAGATAGTCGAGGCCGGCGCGCCGCTGATCCGCCTGGACGACACGCGCTTCAAGTCCAACGTCGGCGAGACCGAGGCCGACCGGCTGTCGATGCTGTTGCGGGTCGAGCGCCTGAGCGCGGAGATCGACAACCGCGAACTGAATTTCCCGGCCGATGCCCTGGAGGCCGCGCCCGGCCAGGCCGCCAGTGAGAAGTCCCTGTATGAAAGCCGTCGCCAGCAGCTGCACGACGAAGTCGGCGGCCTGCAGGAACAGCTGATCCAGAAGCAGCAGGAGCTGCGCGAGTTCACCTCCAAGCAGGCGCAGTACCGCCAGCAACTGGGCCTGCAACGCCAGGAAATCGCCATGTCCGAGCCGCTGGTGGCCCAGGGTGCGGTGTCTCCGGTGGAAGTGCTGCGGCTCAAGCGCGCCGAAGTCGAGACCCGCGGGCAACTGGACGCCACCACCCTGGCGATTCCCCGTGCCGAATCGGCGATCAAGGAAGTCCAGCGCAAGATCGACGAAACCCGCGGCAAATTCCGCAGCGAAGCCCTGACCCAGCTCAACGAGGCACGCACCGAACTGAACAAGGCCAGCGCCACCGGCAAGGCCCTGGAAGACCGGGTCAGCCGGACCCTGGTCACCTCGCCGGTGCGCGGTATCGTCAAGCAGCTGATGGTCAACACCATCGGCGGGGTGATCCAGCCGGGCAGCGACATGGTGGAAATCGTGCCGCTGGACGACACCCTGCTGGTGGAGGCGAAGATCCGCCCGCAAGACATCGCCTTCCTGCACCCGGGGCAGGAAGCCGTGGTCAAGTTCACCGCCTATGACTACACCATCTACGGCGGCCTGAAGGCCAAGCTGGAACAGATCGGCGCCGACACCATCACCGACGAAGACAAGAAGACCACCTACTACGTGATCAAGCTGCGCACCGACCGCAGCCACCTGGGCACCGATGAGAAGCCGTTGCTGATCATCCCCGGCATGGTCGCCTCGGTGGACATCATCACCGGCAAGAAAAGCGTGCTCAGCTACCTGCTCAAGCCGATCATCCGCGCCCGCGCCGAGGCGCTGCACGAGCGTTGA